GATGCGGCCGATCCGAGCGGCTCGGCTTCACCGCAACGGGCCGCCACCGGAGGGGAGGTGGCGACGGGGCGGAGCCTCACGTCCCGGCCACGGTTGGGTCAGGTCCGGTCCCGCCCCAGGCCCGCGACGAACCCGGACCACGCGCTCCGGGTGAACGCGAGCCGAGGACCGCCGCGCTCCTTGGAGTCCCGCACGTGTATCGCGGTCGCGTCGGCGGCGACCTCGACGCACGCTCCTCCTTCACCGCTGCTGTGGCTGCTCTTGAACCAGTCCAGCCGTGCGGGCTGTTCAGTGTTCATCGGTCTCCCAGCATCTTCTCGATCAAGGCCAGTGACTCTTCTGGTGTGAGCGCCTGTGCCCTGATGCTGCCGTAGCGTGCGGCAAGGATACGTACCTCGTCGGGGTCTGTGATCAGACGGCTGACGTGCTGCACCTCCAGGTACGCCACCTGCGGCTTGCCCTTCGGGGTGAGCAGGATGAAGGGCCCACCCAGGCTGGGGTGTTCCTTGCGTTCTGTCGGTAACACCTGGAGTTCCACACTGCGCAGCTTCCCGAACTTCAGCAGCGCTCCCAGTTGTTCACGATGAACGTGCCACCCGCCGAGCGGGCGACGCAATACGGATTCTTCGATGGTGAAGGTAGCGAACGGTGGAGGCCAACGGTCGAAGATCTGCTGGCGGTCCAGCCGTGCGGCAACGCGTTGTTCGACGGTCGCCTCGTCCAACAGCGGTTTCCTCGTGCCGAACACCACGTGTGCGTGGGCCTCGGTCTGAAGAAGGCCGGGAATCGCCAGTGAGCTGTAATCGTGCAGCTCGACCGCCTCCGCCTCCAGCCGCGCGTAGTCCCGGAACCACTCCGGATGCCGCACCCTGCGCCGGGTCTTCGCCCGTTCCACGTCCTCCGCGGCCGACGCGAGCAGGCCGCCGCAGTCGAGCAGCCGGCCCACCGCGACCAGCAGTTCGGGCTGGGGCGTCCGTCGCGCCCGCTCGACCGACGAGATCGTCTCCTCGCCGTACCCGATCCGGTCGCCCAGTTCCTTCTGGCTCAGCCCGGCCCGCTCCCGGGCGACCTTGATCTGCCGTCCCAGGGCGCGGAACAGGTCCGCGACCTCGTCCGTCCCCTCCGCCTCGCCGCCCGTGGGGACCCCCGCGCCCGACTGCGCTGCCATGCCGTACCACCACCCTGTTCCCTGTACGGAACATGAACCGGCGAAGGTCTGGCCGGGTCACGGCCGGACGTCCGTACACTCCACCGTCCGCACCGGGACAGTCCCCCTGCGTACCACACGGTAGGGAGGACCGGTCACCCTCGGTGATGTGTATCAGGAGACCGTCACTGCATCCGGTGAACCGATCGTCGGCACGGCCCACTTCCGTACCTTCCCCACACCGCGCGTGGCGCGCACGCCGTGCGCCATGCCGCCGAGTACTGGCTGACCGCGCAGTGAATCGAGGTCACGGGGCGCGCGGGGCGAGCGCCGCCCCGTGCCGGCCCCGGCTGTCGATTCCGACGGTGAGTCCGGACGGGGACTGTTCCTGGTCGCCTCGTTTGCCGACGCCTGGGGCTGCGAGCCGTACCCGCCGGGCGGCAATTCGGTGTGGGGGGAATGCGCCCGGCCGGCACCGCTCAGGACGAGGCCCGGCCCTCCCAGCGGTCCCGGAACCACGTCAGCGTCTCGATGAGCAGTTCCTGGTTGCGGTCCTTCTCCAGCAGAGACAGCCGGATGTTGGGACGCAGCTCCAGCTTGCCCTCCGGGATGTCGACACCGTCCAGGGCGTTGAGACGGGCCAGCAGTTCGGCGCGTAGGGCGCGGTCGGTGAACGGCTCCCGCGCGGCCATGTACTGGAACACCACCTCTGCCGTACCCCCGCGTCCGGCGCCGGGGTAGAGCGTCATCGGCCAGATGCCGCGACCGGGGCCGCCCGCCCCGCCGAGCATGAGGTACGCGCTCGTGGTGACGTGTCCGGCGCCGTGGCCGATCCAGCCTCCCAGTGACTCCCAGTGGGCGAAGAGCACGCGAACCGCTTCGACCGTCTCGGGGGAGTCGTCGGCGGCGAGCTGGCGGAAGAACCGTTCGGCGCGGGTCTCCTCGCCCGGCGCTCCCGCGGTTCCGTCCTGAGCCGTGTCCTCACCGTCCGCCCGGTCGTCGTCCGTGCCGGCGA
Above is a genomic segment from Streptomyces glaucescens containing:
- a CDS encoding DUF397 domain-containing protein, whose amino-acid sequence is MNTEQPARLDWFKSSHSSGEGGACVEVAADATAIHVRDSKERGGPRLAFTRSAWSGFVAGLGRDRT
- a CDS encoding helix-turn-helix domain-containing protein: MAAQSGAGVPTGGEAEGTDEVADLFRALGRQIKVARERAGLSQKELGDRIGYGEETISSVERARRTPQPELLVAVGRLLDCGGLLASAAEDVERAKTRRRVRHPEWFRDYARLEAEAVELHDYSSLAIPGLLQTEAHAHVVFGTRKPLLDEATVEQRVAARLDRQQIFDRWPPPFATFTIEESVLRRPLGGWHVHREQLGALLKFGKLRSVELQVLPTERKEHPSLGGPFILLTPKGKPQVAYLEVQHVSRLITDPDEVRILAARYGSIRAQALTPEESLALIEKMLGDR